In the Nitrospirae bacterium YQR-1 genome, one interval contains:
- a CDS encoding response regulator yields the protein MKTGKYDRKVLKLISVLYVEDQMDTREELQDILSMDIGVLYVAGDGSEGLDLFEKHRPDIVVTDIQMPKMDGLTMAQAIKDIDYNVPVIILTAFNEPRYLIQAIDIGIDSYTTKPTNPDKLLEAIYKSALTILQRREIEKKTNSMRFILDSNPSFMMAIDGNEIEYVNKTFLNFLGFENLGQFKESSIDMSAFIVKINDETVDFKTKTAWLDAIINASDKENVVYLKEHGTEREGKPFVVTAGKFPYSYYIITLTEITALELERGKLRDDAVKARDMAQKTKKMLEIQSRAAQMGELINAIAHQWKQPLNVLALIIQDLENQGMDAQAYNDFLSYQVKDGMRQIEYMSKTIDDFRDFFKPSKEKKIFYPAEAIQNALDIIGKQYKIADIVINVTGDKQATAYGYPNEFKQTIINFLNNARDAFLSNNIKERIVDISVKKDGVRTVIKIQDNAGGIPADILPLIFEPYVTSKGLQGTGIGMSIAKTIIEDNMGGVLRVENIEKGALFTVELPGERQ from the coding sequence ATGAAAACAGGAAAATACGATAGAAAAGTCTTAAAGCTCATATCTGTCCTCTATGTTGAAGATCAGATGGATACAAGAGAGGAACTTCAGGATATTCTTAGCATGGATATCGGGGTGCTTTATGTAGCAGGGGATGGTTCTGAGGGGTTGGATTTATTTGAAAAACACAGGCCGGACATTGTAGTTACCGACATTCAAATGCCGAAAATGGACGGATTAACTATGGCACAGGCCATAAAAGACATAGATTACAACGTGCCGGTTATAATCCTCACTGCCTTTAACGAACCAAGGTATCTCATACAGGCAATTGATATTGGAATTGACAGTTATACAACCAAGCCCACTAATCCTGATAAACTACTTGAGGCCATATACAAATCAGCATTAACAATTCTTCAAAGGCGTGAAATAGAGAAGAAAACAAATTCCATGAGGTTTATCCTTGATTCCAACCCCTCCTTCATGATGGCAATTGACGGCAATGAGATAGAATATGTAAACAAAACTTTTCTTAATTTTCTTGGATTTGAAAACCTCGGGCAATTCAAAGAAAGCAGCATTGATATGTCTGCCTTCATAGTAAAAATAAATGATGAAACTGTTGATTTTAAAACTAAAACAGCCTGGTTGGATGCCATAATTAATGCCTCCGATAAAGAAAACGTAGTATATTTAAAGGAACATGGCACGGAGAGAGAAGGAAAACCGTTTGTGGTGACAGCCGGGAAATTTCCATATTCTTATTACATCATAACACTTACGGAAATTACGGCTCTTGAGTTGGAAAGAGGTAAGTTGAGAGATGATGCTGTAAAGGCGCGTGATATGGCGCAAAAAACTAAAAAAATGTTGGAAATTCAGAGCAGGGCGGCACAGATGGGAGAGCTGATTAACGCAATAGCCCATCAATGGAAGCAGCCGCTAAATGTGTTGGCTCTCATAATCCAGGATTTGGAAAATCAAGGCATGGATGCGCAAGCTTATAATGATTTCCTGTCTTATCAGGTAAAGGATGGGATGAGGCAGATAGAGTATATGTCAAAAACAATAGATGACTTCAGGGATTTTTTTAAACCCTCAAAGGAAAAGAAAATATTTTATCCTGCTGAGGCAATACAAAACGCTCTGGATATTATAGGTAAACAGTATAAGATTGCAGATATCGTTATCAATGTAACAGGAGATAAGCAGGCAACCGCCTATGGATATCCAAATGAATTTAAACAGACAATAATTAATTTTCTTAACAATGCAAGGGACGCTTTTTTGTCAAACAATATAAAAGAGCGTATAGTGGATATAAGTGTAAAAAAAGACGGGGTGAGGACTGTAATAAAAATACAAGACAATGCCGGTGGAATACCGGCAGACATATTGCCGTTGATTTTTGAGCCCTATGTAACGTCCAAGGGTTTACAGGGAACGGGCATAGGTATGTCCATAGCTAAGACAATAATAGAGGATAACATGGGTGGCGTACTGAGGGTTGAAAACATTGAAAAAGGAGCCCTCTTTACAGTGGAGCTCCCGGGGGAAAGACAGTGA
- a CDS encoding ATP-binding protein, which yields MQINLFSIGIVVILIGIVVDTEEIVSFKTALTNDITLKAQMIAKNSIASILFYDKKRANEILKTLRYSPNIEHAVLYSKDGTVFAQYINENLSAKVSPPLPLKDGAFFEKGSLQVFQTITYNNEYSGTVYIRSDIKALYKSLIRKLLLEILISVAASLIAIFFMFRLQKSIIRPIVNILEVMNKVEKEKNYAIRAVVESDDEMGMLARGFNEMLSKIQAWNSELEYHKQNLQELVNTRTQELAEINIMLAEELTERKKAEDELRFKTNLLEELNATLEQRVLDEAVKRMKQEKMLIQQSRLAAMGEMIGNIAHQWRQPINVLSLIFYKFNRAFTEGTLTQEMMAASVAKGQKLIEGMSTTIDDFRNFFKPDKVKENFSLAKSLQSTISLFDAGFKNSGIDVSLEIVEDTTVTGYPNEFSQALLNLFSNAKDAIIEHSVHPGKVLITIGVNDKRAFLKFRDNAGGIPQHIIDRVFDPYFTTKEQGKGTGVGLYMSKMIIENNMNGSLKVSNVDGGAEFLIELPVVA from the coding sequence ATGCAAATTAATCTTTTTTCCATTGGGATTGTTGTTATTTTAATAGGCATAGTGGTTGACACTGAGGAGATAGTTTCCTTTAAAACGGCTTTGACTAACGATATAACATTAAAGGCTCAGATGATAGCTAAAAACAGCATTGCCTCCATCTTGTTTTATGACAAAAAAAGAGCAAATGAGATTTTAAAAACATTAAGATACTCTCCCAATATAGAGCATGCAGTGCTATATTCTAAAGATGGAACAGTGTTTGCACAGTATATTAATGAAAATCTCAGTGCTAAGGTGTCGCCGCCACTGCCGCTCAAAGACGGAGCTTTTTTTGAAAAAGGTTCTCTGCAGGTTTTTCAAACAATCACTTATAACAATGAGTACAGTGGTACTGTTTATATCAGATCGGATATAAAAGCTCTCTACAAAAGCCTTATCAGAAAACTACTTTTGGAAATCTTAATCTCCGTTGCTGCCTCTTTAATCGCAATTTTCTTTATGTTCAGGCTTCAGAAGTCAATCATAAGGCCCATCGTTAACATCCTGGAAGTTATGAACAAAGTGGAAAAGGAGAAAAACTATGCAATAAGGGCGGTGGTGGAAAGTGATGACGAAATGGGTATGCTTGCCCGGGGTTTTAATGAAATGCTTTCAAAGATTCAGGCATGGAATTCGGAACTTGAGTATCACAAGCAAAATCTCCAGGAGCTTGTAAATACAAGAACTCAGGAGCTGGCCGAAATAAATATCATGCTTGCTGAGGAACTAACTGAGCGTAAAAAGGCTGAAGATGAACTCAGATTTAAAACAAACCTGCTTGAGGAATTAAACGCAACTCTTGAGCAACGGGTTCTTGATGAGGCGGTGAAACGCATGAAGCAGGAAAAGATGCTTATTCAGCAGTCACGGCTTGCTGCAATGGGCGAGATGATAGGCAACATTGCGCATCAGTGGAGACAGCCCATAAACGTACTCAGCCTTATTTTTTATAAATTTAACCGCGCCTTTACTGAGGGTACACTTACACAGGAAATGATGGCTGCATCCGTAGCGAAAGGACAGAAGCTCATCGAGGGAATGTCAACAACAATAGATGATTTCAGAAATTTCTTTAAACCCGACAAAGTAAAGGAAAACTTCAGTCTAGCTAAATCACTTCAAAGTACTATCTCGCTGTTTGATGCAGGCTTTAAAAACAGCGGTATCGATGTGTCTCTTGAGATTGTGGAAGATACAACGGTAACCGGTTATCCGAATGAGTTTTCACAGGCACTGCTAAATTTATTTTCAAATGCAAAGGATGCCATTATCGAGCATTCTGTTCATCCCGGCAAGGTTTTAATAACAATCGGGGTAAACGATAAAAGAGCTTTTTTGAAATTCAGGGACAATGCCGGCGGCATTCCACAACACATAATTGACAGAGTATTTGATCCATACTTTACCACAAAGGAACAGGGCAAAGGGACCGGAGTAGGACTTTATATGTCAAAAATGATTATAGAAAATAACATGAACGGCTCACTTAAAGTTTCTAATGTTGACGGCGGTGCGGAGTTTTTGATAGAATTACCTGTTGTGGCTTAA
- a CDS encoding YfiR family protein, whose translation MKHHGWRVKVLKGQGYILKFCLVLSAFLVFVTTPATLLCAPKSELEMKAVCILNFPVFVEWPGTAMSGTNNFLNICVLGGNPIFTVLDSLKEKECGVKMVKIRTVTETKELSACHILFIGSSDASQITPLLNQLMNKPVLTISDHESFDKNGGIIRFYIRDNVVKFKINNEAAKKAGLTISSQLLELAGGE comes from the coding sequence ATGAAGCACCACGGTTGGCGGGTTAAAGTGTTAAAGGGGCAGGGATATATTTTAAAGTTCTGCTTAGTACTGTCAGCATTTTTGGTATTTGTCACAACTCCTGCTACACTGCTATGCGCCCCTAAGAGCGAACTTGAAATGAAAGCAGTTTGTATCCTGAATTTCCCTGTATTTGTGGAATGGCCTGGTACCGCCATGTCAGGTACAAACAACTTTTTAAATATCTGCGTATTAGGCGGCAACCCAATTTTTACAGTACTTGACTCGCTTAAAGAAAAAGAATGTGGTGTAAAGATGGTTAAAATCCGGACGGTTACAGAGACAAAAGAACTCTCTGCTTGTCACATATTATTTATCGGCTCATCGGATGCCTCTCAAATTACACCGCTTTTGAACCAGCTTATGAATAAACCGGTGTTAACAATTTCCGACCATGAATCTTTTGATAAAAACGGGGGAATCATACGGTTTTATATAAGAGACAATGTGGTTAAGTTTAAAATCAATAACGAGGCTGCAAAGAAAGCCGGCCTTACCATTAGCTCACAACTGCTTGAGCTGGCAGGCGGGGAATAA
- a CDS encoding TonB-dependent copper receptor, with product MYGDVKKLRLFFAKLSYKLIIQFAVLTLIGWALLIVPPIVEALDNATSRGIYNLEEVVVTAPVSDAPLTVTTNPKAPHQPVPAHDGAEYLKSIPGFSIIRKGGTDGDPVLRGMSGSRLNILLDGQQIFGGCGGRMDPPTAYVFPESYDRITVIKGPESVLNGAGSSAGAVLYEREIKRFKTPGITFNGSLTAGSFGRNDQVADIRGGVEKGYAQFTATRTDSDDYKDGNGNTVHSYYTRWSSSAAVGWTPNSDTLLELSAIKSDGEAAYADRTMDGSKFDRENIALKFTRENISNVWKKLEAQLYYNYVDHVMDNYNLRTNTSGMYSAMNPDRLTVGGHIKSTLAVSDIASMVVGLDTKHDIHTGRMVMNAKSAAAATSTYESASRNEDMRFKQYGVFGETTFILSKDSLIVGGLRLDLHEALDSRSCVGGGTMCKSNPNNTKGMWDRDALPSGFIRYEGQLGNNLGVWYAGIGHAERFPDYWERLQYDSSATSTSTGKSAFLTTNPEKTTQFDIGLNWKSGRWSGSLAGFAGKINDYILIRWSPSPTLTRNIDATVLGGEGDVTYRFTDTIKTTASLAYVYGQNDTDHKALAQQPPLEFKLSGEYDNKIFSFGALWRLVASQDRYDAGSGNIVQNGMDIGSTPGFGVLSINGGWRPTKIVQLTAGLDNVFNQNYAEHLSKSYATVPGYVTPANTRIYEPGRSVWIKMNIAYF from the coding sequence ATGTACGGAGATGTAAAAAAGCTGCGATTATTTTTTGCAAAATTATCGTATAAATTAATCATTCAATTTGCAGTGCTTACGCTTATTGGATGGGCATTATTGATAGTTCCGCCAATTGTGGAGGCATTGGACAACGCAACCTCACGCGGTATTTATAATCTTGAGGAAGTAGTGGTTACAGCGCCCGTAAGTGATGCGCCGCTTACTGTTACGACTAACCCTAAAGCCCCCCACCAGCCGGTTCCGGCCCATGACGGAGCGGAGTATCTAAAGAGCATACCGGGCTTTTCCATCATTCGCAAAGGCGGCACGGACGGTGACCCCGTGCTAAGGGGAATGTCGGGATCAAGACTTAACATCCTCCTTGACGGACAACAGATATTTGGGGGCTGCGGCGGCAGAATGGACCCGCCTACGGCTTACGTTTTCCCTGAATCCTACGATCGTATTACCGTTATAAAGGGTCCGGAATCAGTTCTTAACGGTGCAGGCAGTTCAGCGGGAGCCGTGCTCTATGAAAGAGAAATAAAACGCTTTAAGACCCCCGGAATTACATTTAACGGCAGTCTTACAGCCGGCAGCTTTGGCCGTAACGATCAGGTTGCCGACATCCGCGGCGGTGTTGAAAAAGGCTATGCACAATTTACCGCAACACGCACAGATTCAGACGACTACAAAGACGGAAACGGCAATACGGTTCATTCTTACTACACACGATGGAGTAGCAGTGCGGCAGTGGGCTGGACCCCAAACAGTGATACGCTTCTTGAGCTATCCGCAATCAAAAGCGATGGTGAGGCCGCTTATGCCGACCGCACTATGGATGGCTCAAAATTCGACCGTGAGAACATTGCACTTAAATTTACCAGAGAAAATATCTCTAATGTTTGGAAAAAGCTCGAGGCACAGCTTTACTACAACTACGTTGACCATGTGATGGATAACTACAACTTACGCACAAACACATCGGGCATGTATTCAGCCATGAACCCCGACCGTTTAACCGTGGGCGGACACATAAAATCCACCTTAGCTGTATCTGATATAGCAAGCATGGTAGTTGGTCTGGACACAAAGCATGACATACACACAGGGCGCATGGTGATGAATGCAAAGAGCGCTGCTGCTGCAACGAGCACTTATGAGTCTGCATCACGTAATGAGGATATGCGGTTTAAGCAGTACGGGGTATTTGGTGAAACAACATTTATCCTTTCAAAAGACAGCTTGATAGTTGGAGGCTTGCGCCTTGATTTACATGAGGCCCTGGACAGCCGCAGTTGTGTCGGTGGCGGCACAATGTGCAAAAGCAATCCCAACAATACCAAAGGCATGTGGGACAGAGATGCGCTTCCCAGCGGCTTTATCCGTTATGAAGGACAACTTGGAAATAACCTTGGAGTTTGGTATGCAGGTATCGGGCACGCTGAGCGTTTCCCTGACTATTGGGAACGCCTGCAGTACGACTCAAGTGCAACATCAACTTCCACAGGCAAGAGCGCCTTCTTAACTACCAATCCTGAAAAAACAACTCAGTTTGACATTGGGCTTAACTGGAAGTCCGGCAGATGGTCGGGCTCGCTTGCAGGTTTTGCCGGTAAGATCAACGATTATATTTTGATACGCTGGTCTCCATCTCCTACCCTCACCCGCAATATAGACGCCACAGTGCTTGGCGGGGAGGGGGATGTTACGTACAGATTTACCGATACAATTAAGACAACGGCGTCTTTGGCTTACGTTTACGGTCAAAACGATACCGACCATAAAGCCCTTGCACAGCAGCCGCCTCTTGAGTTTAAACTAAGCGGCGAATACGACAATAAAATCTTTTCCTTCGGAGCACTGTGGCGTCTTGTTGCCTCTCAGGACCGTTATGATGCCGGTTCGGGAAATATAGTGCAAAACGGTATGGATATCGGTTCAACACCGGGTTTTGGTGTGCTTTCGATAAACGGCGGTTGGCGTCCCACAAAGATAGTGCAGTTAACCGCAGGGCTCGATAATGTGTTTAATCAAAACTATGCCGAGCATCTCTCAAAAAGCTATGCAACTGTACCGGGGTATGTCACCCCCGCAAACACTCGCATTTATGAACCCGGACGCAGCGTCTGGATAAAAATGAACATTGCCTATTTCTAA
- the gmd gene encoding GDP-mannose 4,6-dehydratase, which translates to MKRALITGVTGQDGSYLAELLLDKGYEVYGLIRRSSTFNTLRIDHLYVDPHDTGARFFLEYGDLSDSGTLTNLIYNVKPDEIYHLAAQSHVRVSFDMPEYTGDITGLGTIRILEAIRRSGVGARFYQASSSEMFGCATPPQDETTSFHPRSPYAAAKVYAYWITVNYREGYGLFACNGILFNHESPRRGETFVTRKITRALASMVAANQKKLYLGNLDARRDWGFAPEYVELQWLMLQQDRAEDYVIGTGQSWSVRDFVVNAFEYAGIELRWEGTGVSEKGIVQSCANSLPFKAGDVVIEIDSRYFRPTEVDYLLANTKKSKDKLGFEPKITFNELVKIMVDADLEAAGLKSPGQSRRILSSKGFNWIKK; encoded by the coding sequence ATGAAAAGGGCATTAATAACCGGTGTAACAGGACAGGATGGCTCGTATCTTGCGGAATTGCTGCTTGATAAGGGATATGAAGTATATGGTCTGATACGCCGTAGCAGCACGTTTAATACACTCAGAATAGATCATCTCTATGTTGACCCTCATGACACAGGGGCAAGGTTTTTCCTTGAATATGGAGACTTATCTGATTCCGGGACTTTGACTAATCTGATTTATAATGTAAAACCTGATGAGATATACCACCTTGCAGCACAGAGCCATGTCAGGGTAAGCTTTGACATGCCGGAATATACCGGGGATATAACAGGCCTTGGAACGATACGAATCCTGGAAGCTATCAGAAGAAGTGGTGTTGGAGCGAGGTTTTATCAGGCCTCATCATCGGAGATGTTTGGATGTGCCACACCTCCTCAGGATGAAACCACGTCTTTTCATCCCAGAAGCCCATACGCTGCGGCAAAGGTCTATGCCTACTGGATAACTGTAAACTACAGGGAGGGTTACGGTTTGTTTGCATGTAACGGGATTTTATTTAACCATGAATCTCCGCGGCGCGGCGAAACTTTTGTGACAAGAAAAATAACCCGGGCCCTTGCTTCTATGGTAGCGGCAAATCAAAAAAAACTCTATCTTGGAAATCTGGATGCAAGGCGTGACTGGGGATTTGCCCCTGAGTACGTGGAGCTTCAGTGGTTAATGCTTCAACAGGACAGAGCTGAAGACTATGTTATCGGAACCGGGCAAAGCTGGTCGGTCAGGGATTTTGTCGTAAATGCTTTTGAGTATGCCGGTATTGAGTTACGGTGGGAGGGCACGGGTGTAAGCGAGAAAGGGATTGTTCAGTCCTGCGCCAATTCGCTGCCATTTAAGGCCGGTGATGTAGTTATTGAAATAGACAGCAGGTATTTCAGGCCGACGGAGGTTGACTACCTTCTTGCTAATACTAAAAAGTCAAAGGACAAATTGGGTTTTGAGCCTAAAATTACATTTAACGAACTGGTCAAAATCATGGTGGACGCCGATTTGGAGGCTGCAGGATTAAAGAGCCCAGGGCAGAGCCGCAGGATTCTTAGCAGCAAGGGATTTAACTGGATAAAAAAGTAA
- a CDS encoding GDP-L-fucose synthase, with translation MNIDSKIYLSGHLGLVGSAILRRLKAGGYSNIVLRNRQELDLKSQQAVREFFETEKPEYVFLAAARVGGILANNTYPAEFIYDNLLIETNVVHSAYLTGVKKLLFLGSSCIYPKFAPQPMKEEHLLSGILEPTNEPYAVAKIAGIKLCQSYNRQYGTVYISAMPTNLYGPNDNYDLANSHVVPALIRKFHESKLLIESGVKTPVVLWGTGSPKREFLHVDDLADALVFMMHTYNESEIVNIGTGTDQSIAELATIVKDIVGYRGEVIWDTSKPDGTPRKLLDVSKLTKLGWHHKISLTDGIRNAYEWFCENYYRIRA, from the coding sequence ATGAATATAGATTCTAAAATATACTTAAGCGGGCATTTGGGATTGGTAGGCAGCGCCATACTGAGGCGTTTAAAGGCAGGCGGGTATTCAAACATAGTGCTCAGAAATCGGCAAGAGCTTGATTTGAAATCTCAACAGGCGGTGAGGGAATTTTTTGAGACGGAAAAACCGGAATACGTGTTTTTAGCAGCCGCACGGGTAGGCGGGATACTGGCAAATAACACCTATCCCGCCGAGTTTATTTACGATAATCTCCTGATAGAGACAAACGTGGTTCACAGCGCATATTTAACCGGCGTAAAGAAACTGCTTTTTTTGGGAAGTTCCTGTATTTACCCTAAGTTTGCCCCTCAGCCTATGAAAGAGGAGCATCTTCTGTCGGGCATTCTGGAGCCTACAAATGAGCCCTATGCTGTGGCTAAAATAGCAGGCATAAAGCTCTGTCAGTCATACAACAGGCAGTACGGAACCGTGTATATATCCGCAATGCCTACTAACCTCTACGGCCCTAACGACAACTATGACCTTGCTAATTCCCACGTTGTCCCTGCGTTGATAAGAAAATTCCATGAAAGCAAACTTCTGATAGAAAGCGGGGTAAAGACTCCGGTTGTCTTGTGGGGGACAGGGAGTCCAAAAAGGGAGTTTTTGCATGTAGATGATCTTGCCGATGCGCTTGTTTTTATGATGCATACTTATAACGAAAGCGAAATAGTGAATATTGGTACGGGCACAGACCAGAGTATAGCGGAGCTTGCCACTATAGTGAAAGACATTGTAGGCTACAGAGGTGAGGTTATCTGGGATACCTCAAAGCCCGACGGAACTCCGCGTAAACTCCTTGACGTATCAAAACTTACAAAACTTGGATGGCACCATAAAATAAGTCTAACAGATGGAATCAGGAATGCGTATGAGTGGTTTTGTGAAAACTATTATAGAATCAGAGCGTAG
- a CDS encoding ABC transporter substrate-binding protein — MAMKFNKFFTVFITLSLAVILTGCSNKESSVKTENDVIKIGVIAELTGEIPAVGASCKNASEMAVKAVNDSGGIDVGGRKMKIKLQIEDNAGRAEQAASAAQKLITQEKVVAIIGPNSSAGAIPASEITETSKIPMITPWSTNPKTTLDTRLGKPKRYAFRACYMDSFQGQVLAHFAQNNIKAKKAAILFDSSSEVLKGQAEVFKSTFEKNGGSISAYESYTQGDRNFSAQLTNIKNSAPDIVFLPSYYSDVPLQVQQAHRLGMTTPFLGSDAWASSDLLKLCGKDCEGFFFSSHYSASSKSPDTEKFVKAYETIYKNTPDDVAALTYDSLGILFQAVKTAGKAEPEAIRNAISQIRDYHGVTGNISFTQDSGDPVKGVVILEIKNGAFNWYADVNP, encoded by the coding sequence ATGGCAATGAAATTTAATAAGTTTTTCACGGTATTTATAACGCTTTCATTAGCGGTGATTTTAACAGGGTGCAGCAATAAGGAAAGCAGCGTCAAGACGGAAAATGATGTTATTAAAATAGGGGTAATAGCGGAGCTGACCGGAGAGATTCCGGCGGTGGGGGCCTCATGCAAAAATGCCTCGGAAATGGCCGTTAAAGCAGTAAACGACAGCGGCGGCATTGATGTGGGCGGCAGGAAAATGAAAATAAAACTTCAGATTGAAGACAACGCCGGACGTGCCGAACAGGCCGCTTCCGCCGCTCAGAAACTGATAACTCAGGAAAAGGTTGTCGCCATAATCGGGCCAAACTCAAGTGCCGGCGCTATTCCCGCATCAGAGATAACAGAGACGTCAAAAATCCCGATGATTACACCATGGTCAACAAATCCTAAAACGACTCTTGACACTCGTCTGGGAAAACCCAAACGCTATGCCTTCAGAGCCTGCTATATGGATTCTTTTCAGGGACAGGTGCTGGCACATTTCGCCCAAAACAATATAAAGGCAAAAAAGGCAGCCATCCTGTTTGACTCATCCTCGGAGGTACTAAAGGGCCAAGCGGAGGTGTTTAAGAGTACTTTTGAAAAAAACGGCGGCAGCATCTCCGCCTATGAAAGCTATACCCAGGGAGACAGAAATTTCTCAGCTCAACTTACCAACATTAAAAACTCAGCTCCCGACATCGTATTCCTGCCATCCTACTACAGCGATGTCCCACTTCAGGTTCAACAGGCACACCGGCTCGGGATGACTACCCCATTTCTAGGCAGTGACGCATGGGCAAGCAGCGATCTGCTTAAGCTCTGTGGTAAAGACTGTGAAGGGTTTTTCTTTAGCAGCCACTACAGCGCTTCTTCCAAATCACCTGATACGGAAAAATTCGTAAAAGCCTACGAGACCATATATAAAAACACCCCCGATGATGTCGCAGCCCTCACTTATGACTCCCTCGGTATTCTCTTTCAGGCTGTTAAAACAGCCGGCAAGGCCGAACCGGAGGCTATCAGAAATGCCATATCTCAGATAAGAGACTACCACGGTGTTACCGGAAATATCTCATTCACTCAGGACTCAGGGGACCCTGTAAAAGGTGTTGTTATACTGGAAATTAAAAACGGAGCTTTCAACTGGTATGCAGACGTTAACCCCTAA
- a CDS encoding branched-chain amino acid ABC transporter permease: protein MSYLVQQLLNMLQLGSLYALIAIGYTMVYGVLSLINFAHGDLFMLGAFLFFIVITLLKLPFIPALIITTALSACMGVLTERLAYRPLRNAPKMSAIITALGVGVFLENFTLALSPYPQHIPETVTNRAWLIGNVTMSSIQAMIIAVSVTLMLILDFIVKKTRFGMAIRAISWDRVSVPLMGIPVNRIISQTFALGAGLGGAAGVMYSSAYPVIDPYMGIMVGWKAFISAVVGGIGNVRGAMLGGYILGTVEIAVTMFLPSTYRDIVAFTLLLILLIFRPHGILGVPRSVKL, encoded by the coding sequence ATGAGTTACTTAGTTCAGCAACTCCTTAACATGCTTCAACTGGGCAGCCTTTATGCTCTTATAGCCATTGGCTATACTATGGTTTACGGGGTGCTTTCCTTAATTAACTTTGCCCACGGGGATTTATTTATGCTGGGGGCTTTTCTTTTTTTTATTGTCATTACATTGCTGAAATTACCGTTTATTCCGGCACTAATCATAACCACAGCCTTAAGCGCATGTATGGGGGTTCTTACAGAGAGGCTCGCTTACAGGCCATTAAGGAATGCTCCTAAAATGTCTGCCATCATTACAGCCCTTGGCGTCGGTGTGTTTCTTGAAAACTTCACACTGGCACTGAGCCCCTACCCTCAACACATACCCGAGACGGTTACAAACCGTGCATGGCTTATAGGCAACGTAACGATGTCTTCAATACAGGCCATGATAATAGCAGTCTCCGTAACTCTAATGCTGATACTGGATTTTATAGTAAAAAAAACCAGATTTGGAATGGCCATAAGGGCAATATCATGGGACAGGGTTTCAGTTCCCCTGATGGGAATACCGGTTAACAGGATAATTTCTCAGACCTTTGCACTGGGGGCGGGGCTGGGCGGGGCAGCCGGCGTAATGTATTCATCCGCCTATCCTGTCATAGACCCATACATGGGAATAATGGTCGGCTGGAAGGCTTTTATCTCGGCGGTGGTTGGCGGGATTGGGAATGTCCGTGGTGCAATGCTGGGCGGTTACATCCTTGGTACTGTTGAAATAGCCGTCACTATGTTTCTACCCTCCACCTACAGAGACATTGTAGCATTTACACTGCTTTTAATTCTTTTAATATTTCGCCCTCATGGCATACTTGGAGTCCCTCGTTCCGTAAAACTATGA